A stretch of Oncorhynchus mykiss isolate Arlee chromosome 26, USDA_OmykA_1.1, whole genome shotgun sequence DNA encodes these proteins:
- the LOC110506690 gene encoding transmembrane protein 9B isoform X2, which yields MRKCADCRAKSISSHPNSEDIRCKCTCPPYRDIEGQIYKQNVSLKDCNCLHVVEPMPVDGKDVEAYCLRCECKYEERSSGTIKVTIIIYLSILGLLFLYMVYLTLLEPMLKRRLFGHSPLQNDDDVGDQQPFANAHNVLSRSTSRPNMLNKVEHAQQRWRRQVQEQRKSVFDRHVVLS from the exons atgagaaaatgtgcagatTGTCGGGCAAAATCGATCTCATCACATCCG AATTCAGAGGATATCCGGTGTAAATGTACCTGCCCACCGTACAGAGACATTGAAGGACAGATCTACAAACAAAATGTATCTCTAAAGGATTg TAACTGCCTTCATGTTGTGGAGCCAATGCCAGTTGATGGAAAGGATGTGGAGGCGTACTGTCTGCGTTGTGAATGCAAATATGAGGAGAGGAGTTCTGGAACTATCAAG GTGACTATCATAATCTACCTGTCCATTTTGGGCCTGCTGTTCCTCTACATGGTGTACCTGACCCTGCTGGAGCCCATGCTGAAGAGGAGGCTCTTTGGACACTCACCGCTCCAGAATGATGATGATGTCGGG GACCAGCAGCCTTTCGCCAACGCCCACAACGTATTGTCTCGTTCGACCTCTCGTCCCAACATGCTGAACAAAGTGGAACACGCTCAGCAGCGCTGGAGGAGGCAGGTCCAGGAACAGAGGAAGTCTGTGTTTGACCGCCATGTGGTGCTCAGCTAA
- the LOC110506690 gene encoding transmembrane protein 9B isoform X1 has translation MMSSVAFKLLALVGLLLMSTQTTDAKNSEDIRCKCTCPPYRDIEGQIYKQNVSLKDCNCLHVVEPMPVDGKDVEAYCLRCECKYEERSSGTIKVTIIIYLSILGLLFLYMVYLTLLEPMLKRRLFGHSPLQNDDDVGDQQPFANAHNVLSRSTSRPNMLNKVEHAQQRWRRQVQEQRKSVFDRHVVLS, from the exons ATGATGTCAAGCGTTGCCTTCAAGCTGCTCGCTCTTGTTGGTTTGTTATTGATGTCAACACAGACGACGGATGCTAAA AATTCAGAGGATATCCGGTGTAAATGTACCTGCCCACCGTACAGAGACATTGAAGGACAGATCTACAAACAAAATGTATCTCTAAAGGATTg TAACTGCCTTCATGTTGTGGAGCCAATGCCAGTTGATGGAAAGGATGTGGAGGCGTACTGTCTGCGTTGTGAATGCAAATATGAGGAGAGGAGTTCTGGAACTATCAAG GTGACTATCATAATCTACCTGTCCATTTTGGGCCTGCTGTTCCTCTACATGGTGTACCTGACCCTGCTGGAGCCCATGCTGAAGAGGAGGCTCTTTGGACACTCACCGCTCCAGAATGATGATGATGTCGGG GACCAGCAGCCTTTCGCCAACGCCCACAACGTATTGTCTCGTTCGACCTCTCGTCCCAACATGCTGAACAAAGTGGAACACGCTCAGCAGCGCTGGAGGAGGCAGGTCCAGGAACAGAGGAAGTCTGTGTTTGACCGCCATGTGGTGCTCAGCTAA
- the LOC110506690 gene encoding transmembrane protein 9B isoform X3 codes for MPVDGKDVEAYCLRCECKYEERSSGTIKVTIIIYLSILGLLFLYMVYLTLLEPMLKRRLFGHSPLQNDDDVGDQQPFANAHNVLSRSTSRPNMLNKVEHAQQRWRRQVQEQRKSVFDRHVVLS; via the exons ATGCCAGTTGATGGAAAGGATGTGGAGGCGTACTGTCTGCGTTGTGAATGCAAATATGAGGAGAGGAGTTCTGGAACTATCAAG GTGACTATCATAATCTACCTGTCCATTTTGGGCCTGCTGTTCCTCTACATGGTGTACCTGACCCTGCTGGAGCCCATGCTGAAGAGGAGGCTCTTTGGACACTCACCGCTCCAGAATGATGATGATGTCGGG GACCAGCAGCCTTTCGCCAACGCCCACAACGTATTGTCTCGTTCGACCTCTCGTCCCAACATGCTGAACAAAGTGGAACACGCTCAGCAGCGCTGGAGGAGGCAGGTCCAGGAACAGAGGAAGTCTGTGTTTGACCGCCATGTGGTGCTCAGCTAA